Proteins encoded in a region of the Paenibacillus sp. W2I17 genome:
- a CDS encoding alpha/beta-type small acid-soluble spore protein, giving the protein MARSNRKVVPESRQMLDQMKYEIAAEFGLNVGYGGRGLAGADTEFGSELGEVSDHSYGQYKGWGHLTSRENGSVGGEITKRLIRQAEQHL; this is encoded by the coding sequence ATGGCTAGAAGCAATCGCAAAGTGGTACCCGAAAGTCGTCAAATGTTGGATCAAATGAAGTATGAGATTGCTGCAGAGTTTGGTCTCAATGTAGGTTATGGTGGCAGAGGTTTAGCTGGTGCGGATACAGAATTTGGATCTGAACTGGGTGAAGTGAGTGATCACTCCTATGGGCAATACAAAGGGTGGGGACATCTGACTTCCCGCGAGAATGGATCCGTTGGTGGAGAGATCACCAAAAGGCTAATTCGTCAGGCAGAGCAGCACTTATAG
- a CDS encoding S-layer homology domain-containing protein, producing the protein MQRTKKPLIWLMMVALVVSLIPAGLAPVASAAGQTSYFTPDNAGNVQLKDTVGLKLTGTGTDVLSRSTAFVVTSSEQPVTGTFTNVTGSTLGANVQLMNLKDGTWVPDSTRVAPAVVTVDPDRPDNRFKATLTLFAGMNKVTFTGSQGPSERSESFYILYDSVPYIEKLQVLGGADNLDLNEGSQVVVDTGEVTLSGVAKNSSKVTVSLNNGESLPTALQPDGQFYSPMMRLKAGLNDVKITIESGVDKNVFNYSLLYYDETNPYSKLDLIEGVAPGALAQSMLSTRPTYGGNPAEANVKVELLVPDDETNALPQITIDGAINSTIIPNVVPIPSVGVNTPSYALISFDIPSITFTSSGTPAELDRLQNHSLTVKYGKSTATTNMNFQYLENETVITDLKYLRDYKGTGAIPDGVPLTGASVNAADFYILVETSRNPNGAVLSAEYLPRGTSAIDLQFVQQVTPTKYIYQIKGFKNGNQTVQFKFDGSASSRNATISFASKNYIFVSNLSDGQTYDMNSKATDEITVEGKYVDFATLDSNFFVAEIFANGVKVYSTHPQNPTGTTAPQQLLTLGSDGSFKAIIKVDGDTGPLYFGENRIVLTGTGTGDKGQLNEVSKELRIYINDNNVSTIKNLQPSPSRARSTFLEPFNPDDQWVKNLFNLSTDFTFADKKYTTSLKNFDLAIRGAGATRMSLSMGTQNIFTLNIPEGSAGSTTWEDPEISAEYALNNGTVIVDRTGRQQDFVVRLRDLKAETPGTYIYTLDLYNKTGAKTSQKIEVVREAAGYRIISPQPTSGSQIVVNKNFVHFDIEAEGATSIVIDKETAKKLQGTESDRFALDYVGLKADKVNKIKLTIDRSGVKTTDTIEVYYTSAAGVDSQYMAPKVANKYSAFNKQLELSFPKGTVMESTDNSGIAKFYPNNKLLFGIADPNTGIVERRNDYGSIVGFKTEDGDPNPLSVPDEYYRRFSAITGDSVNFSPISEIYWISGGLGESGTRGTDNYKEPTNGIGPYTLDSLYGNPLTPTERKIKPSVRGSLTLTYDSNVVDDAGSTISVFYYSPSREWKRIGGEVDSKKHTITVPFDNFGYYKVMKLRRSYNDITNHGWARNILNALYAKGFMTPLRFEQFGTDDRTSRGEFATLLVKGLNLPITSDSRRTFTDVAPGTSSFTWDYDSIETAARAGIITGLTDGVFGPDRPLTREQAAVMIARALELKLATNDSKLQSALAKSFIDSGSMENYAGPSVQAVTKAKIMEGSPVTVTGQSKPQFAFNPKGNLTRAEAGKIAVELLKKSTKVFPKNLS; encoded by the coding sequence ATGCAACGTACGAAGAAGCCGTTAATCTGGCTGATGATGGTGGCACTGGTTGTATCTCTAATACCAGCTGGCCTTGCACCAGTCGCATCGGCGGCGGGACAGACAAGTTACTTTACTCCTGATAATGCTGGGAATGTCCAATTGAAAGATACAGTAGGCCTCAAATTGACTGGAACCGGCACGGATGTGCTATCACGTTCAACTGCTTTTGTGGTAACTAGTAGTGAACAGCCTGTAACTGGTACGTTCACCAATGTTACAGGCTCCACTTTGGGGGCCAACGTTCAACTCATGAATCTTAAAGACGGAACTTGGGTTCCAGATAGCACACGAGTAGCACCAGCAGTTGTAACCGTTGATCCGGATCGTCCGGATAACCGCTTTAAAGCAACACTAACATTGTTTGCCGGTATGAATAAAGTTACGTTCACAGGTTCACAAGGACCAAGTGAAAGATCAGAGAGTTTTTATATTTTGTATGATTCTGTTCCATATATTGAAAAATTGCAAGTTCTTGGAGGAGCAGACAACCTTGATCTGAATGAAGGATCTCAAGTGGTCGTAGATACAGGCGAAGTAACACTTAGTGGTGTTGCCAAAAACTCATCCAAAGTTACGGTTTCCCTGAATAATGGTGAGTCTCTTCCAACCGCTTTGCAACCGGATGGACAATTTTATTCTCCGATGATGCGACTGAAGGCTGGTTTAAATGATGTGAAAATAACTATTGAGAGTGGCGTGGACAAGAACGTCTTCAATTACTCATTGTTATACTATGATGAAACCAATCCATACTCTAAATTGGATCTGATAGAGGGCGTGGCTCCAGGTGCTTTGGCTCAAAGCATGTTATCTACTAGACCGACTTATGGAGGAAATCCTGCGGAAGCCAATGTGAAGGTGGAATTGCTTGTCCCAGACGATGAGACAAATGCTTTACCACAAATTACAATTGATGGTGCAATCAACTCTACAATTATTCCAAATGTTGTACCGATACCGAGTGTTGGAGTCAATACACCGTCCTATGCTTTGATTTCTTTTGATATCCCATCGATTACTTTTACCAGCTCCGGAACTCCTGCGGAATTGGATCGTTTGCAGAATCACTCACTTACTGTGAAATATGGTAAAAGCACGGCAACAACAAATATGAACTTTCAGTATTTGGAAAATGAGACAGTCATTACAGATCTGAAGTATCTCAGAGATTATAAAGGAACAGGTGCAATTCCTGATGGTGTGCCTTTGACAGGTGCAAGTGTCAATGCGGCGGATTTCTACATTTTGGTTGAGACAAGTAGAAACCCAAACGGTGCAGTGTTATCAGCTGAGTATCTTCCAAGAGGAACTAGTGCGATAGATCTGCAGTTCGTTCAGCAAGTTACGCCAACCAAATATATTTATCAAATTAAAGGCTTCAAAAACGGAAATCAGACAGTTCAGTTTAAATTTGATGGATCGGCGTCAAGTCGCAATGCAACCATTTCGTTTGCATCCAAAAATTATATTTTCGTAAGTAATTTATCGGATGGTCAAACATATGATATGAACTCAAAGGCGACCGATGAAATTACAGTTGAAGGTAAATATGTAGATTTTGCGACACTGGATAGCAACTTCTTCGTAGCTGAAATTTTTGCAAATGGTGTCAAAGTATATTCTACTCATCCCCAGAATCCAACTGGGACAACAGCACCACAACAATTGCTTACCTTGGGTAGCGATGGTAGCTTTAAGGCTATTATTAAAGTAGACGGAGACACGGGACCTCTTTACTTCGGGGAGAACCGTATTGTACTTACAGGTACCGGTACGGGAGATAAGGGGCAGTTAAACGAAGTTTCCAAAGAATTGCGCATTTATATCAATGACAATAATGTGTCTACCATTAAAAATCTACAGCCGTCACCAAGTAGAGCTCGTTCAACATTTTTGGAACCCTTTAATCCTGACGATCAATGGGTGAAGAATTTATTCAACCTTTCCACCGATTTTACATTTGCTGATAAGAAGTACACCACAAGTCTTAAAAATTTCGATTTGGCTATTCGTGGTGCAGGAGCTACCCGTATGAGTCTGAGTATGGGTACCCAAAATATATTTACACTGAACATACCAGAAGGGTCTGCCGGAAGTACAACATGGGAAGACCCAGAAATCTCTGCTGAGTATGCTTTGAACAACGGTACAGTTATTGTTGATCGTACCGGTAGACAACAGGATTTTGTAGTACGTCTAAGAGATTTGAAGGCAGAAACTCCGGGCACATATATCTATACCCTTGACCTGTATAACAAAACTGGTGCTAAAACAAGTCAAAAGATTGAAGTGGTAAGGGAAGCTGCTGGTTATCGCATTATATCCCCACAACCCACTTCCGGTAGCCAAATTGTCGTTAACAAAAACTTTGTTCACTTTGATATTGAAGCTGAGGGAGCAACTTCGATTGTCATAGACAAAGAAACGGCTAAAAAACTTCAAGGAACGGAATCTGACCGTTTTGCTCTCGACTATGTTGGACTCAAAGCGGATAAAGTGAATAAAATTAAACTTACTATTGATCGTAGTGGTGTAAAGACCACCGATACAATCGAGGTGTATTATACGAGTGCTGCAGGTGTGGATTCACAGTATATGGCACCTAAAGTTGCAAATAAATACTCTGCATTCAACAAGCAATTAGAGCTGAGTTTTCCAAAAGGGACAGTAATGGAGAGTACAGACAATAGTGGAATTGCTAAGTTTTACCCGAATAACAAGTTGCTATTTGGTATTGCAGACCCGAATACGGGAATTGTGGAACGTCGCAATGACTATGGCAGTATCGTTGGTTTTAAAACAGAGGATGGAGATCCTAATCCATTAAGCGTACCAGACGAATATTATAGAAGATTCTCTGCTATAACAGGTGATTCTGTAAACTTTAGTCCAATCTCAGAGATTTATTGGATTAGTGGTGGTCTCGGAGAATCTGGAACCAGAGGCACTGATAATTACAAGGAGCCAACGAATGGGATTGGTCCGTATACTTTGGATTCTTTGTATGGTAATCCTTTGACGCCTACTGAACGCAAAATTAAACCCTCTGTTCGTGGTTCGTTGACATTGACATACGATTCAAATGTCGTTGATGATGCTGGTTCTACAATATCGGTCTTCTACTACTCTCCAAGTCGAGAATGGAAACGAATCGGTGGAGAAGTTGATTCCAAGAAACACACAATTACTGTACCATTTGATAATTTTGGTTATTACAAAGTAATGAAATTGAGAAGAAGTTATAACGATATTACGAACCATGGATGGGCCAGAAATATTCTTAATGCATTGTATGCCAAAGGCTTTATGACACCATTGCGATTTGAACAATTCGGCACAGATGATCGGACATCCAGAGGTGAGTTTGCTACACTTCTGGTAAAAGGATTGAATTTGCCTATCACTTCGGACAGCAGAAGAACCTTTACGGATGTAGCTCCTGGAACGAGTTCCTTCACTTGGGATTATGACAGTATTGAAACAGCAGCTAGAGCAGGGATTATTACCGGTTTGACCGATGGAGTATTTGGTCCGGACCGTCCTCTCACACGTGAGCAGGCAGCTGTTATGATTGCGAGAGCGCTTGAACTCAAATTAGCCACAAATGATAGTAAACTCCAAAGTGCATTGGCCAAGTCTTTCATTGACTCAGGTAGCATGGAAAACTATGCGGGACCTTCGGTACAAGCTGTTACCAAAGCGAAGATTATGGAAGGCTCACCAGTCACAGTAACAGGTCAGAGCAAACCACAATTTGCATTTAATCCCAAAGGCAATCTGACACGTGCAGAAGCGGGTAAAATTGCAGTTGAATTGCTCAAAAAGAGCACAAAAGTATTCCCTAAAAACTTAAGCTAG
- a CDS encoding WecB/TagA/CpsF family glycosyltransferase, translating to MSQTGSIPTVSIYGIPFSKLTMKETVKVLQEAVLSKQTPHQVITANPIMVMAALENPAIMEVMQAAELIVPDGTGVVWAANYCGDPVAERVPGFELLHELLRVGENYRWGVYLLGSTPEVIQETAVRLQQQYPAIRIVGYRDGYFGPAEDEQVIASIREAAPDLLFVARGADTQEPWIHKHKDALQVPVTMGVGGSFDVISGKTKRAPMLFQKLRLEWFYRLLREPSRAGRMLALPKFAVKVMRDKENVTKVR from the coding sequence ATGAGTCAGACCGGATCAATACCTACCGTTTCAATCTACGGCATTCCTTTTTCCAAACTGACGATGAAAGAAACGGTAAAGGTTCTCCAGGAAGCTGTGCTGTCCAAGCAGACACCACATCAGGTCATTACAGCCAATCCAATTATGGTTATGGCCGCATTGGAAAATCCCGCAATCATGGAAGTCATGCAAGCTGCGGAATTGATTGTTCCTGATGGAACAGGTGTCGTATGGGCTGCAAACTATTGTGGAGATCCTGTAGCTGAGCGAGTGCCGGGTTTTGAGCTTTTACATGAATTGCTGCGTGTTGGAGAAAACTATCGATGGGGCGTATATCTGCTTGGTTCCACCCCTGAGGTGATTCAAGAAACGGCAGTTCGGTTACAACAGCAATATCCGGCGATTCGAATTGTGGGTTATCGCGACGGTTATTTTGGTCCGGCTGAGGATGAACAGGTCATCGCTTCCATTCGGGAAGCGGCACCTGATCTGTTGTTTGTAGCACGTGGGGCGGACACCCAAGAACCGTGGATTCACAAGCACAAAGATGCACTACAGGTTCCTGTAACCATGGGCGTTGGCGGCAGCTTTGATGTGATTTCGGGCAAAACCAAACGTGCGCCTATGCTGTTCCAAAAGTTAAGACTGGAGTGGTTCTATCGCTTATTGCGTGAACCAAGCCGGGCTGGACGGATGCTTGCGCTTCCGAAATTCGCTGTTAAGGTGATGCGTGACAAAGAAAACGTGACGAAAGTCCGTTAA
- a CDS encoding glycosyltransferase family 4 protein: protein MVAIFIIGFIVSMGLALALTPLVKKFAVRIGAMDTPNARKVHTRIMPRLGGLGIFLAFIITVAALLPFVSAWFTTRDMSFVSAFLIGGTIIVLIGALDDRFELSAKVKLLGQIVAASVVVFGFNIRVDFVNIPFQDSYSSLEAWVSIPLTIFWIVGVTNAINLIDGLDGLAAGVSGIAIGTIAVMSFLMGNMMIALMCLVLLGSIIGFLFFNFHPAKIFMGDTGSLFLGFSLAMLSMLGFKQIAIVSFITPLIIIGVPLSDTFFAIIRRAVQRKPIFAPDKGHLHHCLRELGFSHRQTVLIIYGIAAFFGVLAIIQSSAAMFEANWVTFVVICIMMFFLQVGAEVIGLVSKTRRPVINFLMRMRVKLNPETRSKS, encoded by the coding sequence ATGGTAGCGATCTTTATCATTGGATTTATCGTGTCAATGGGACTGGCTCTTGCCCTGACACCACTTGTCAAAAAGTTCGCAGTCCGCATTGGCGCAATGGATACGCCGAATGCACGTAAAGTACACACACGGATCATGCCACGTCTTGGTGGTCTGGGGATATTCCTGGCCTTTATTATTACAGTTGCTGCATTGCTTCCGTTTGTATCTGCATGGTTCACAACTCGGGACATGAGTTTTGTTAGTGCGTTTCTGATTGGTGGAACGATTATCGTGCTGATCGGAGCACTCGATGATCGGTTTGAACTGTCGGCCAAAGTAAAGTTGCTTGGTCAGATCGTGGCTGCTTCTGTCGTTGTATTCGGATTTAATATCCGGGTAGATTTCGTTAACATTCCTTTTCAGGATTCCTATTCTTCACTCGAAGCTTGGGTATCCATTCCCCTGACGATCTTCTGGATCGTTGGTGTAACGAATGCGATTAACCTGATTGATGGTCTGGATGGTCTGGCTGCCGGTGTATCTGGTATTGCAATTGGTACCATTGCCGTGATGTCCTTCCTGATGGGTAACATGATGATCGCCTTGATGTGTCTTGTATTGCTGGGTAGTATTATCGGATTCCTGTTCTTCAACTTCCACCCGGCTAAGATCTTTATGGGGGATACCGGGTCACTATTCCTTGGTTTCTCTCTGGCGATGTTATCCATGCTCGGTTTCAAACAAATTGCTATCGTGTCCTTTATTACACCGCTGATCATTATCGGTGTGCCGCTCTCGGATACCTTCTTCGCGATTATCCGTCGTGCGGTACAACGGAAACCGATTTTCGCACCGGATAAAGGTCACCTGCATCACTGCTTACGTGAACTTGGATTCAGTCACCGTCAGACGGTACTGATCATTTATGGAATTGCCGCATTCTTCGGAGTTCTGGCGATTATCCAATCTTCCGCTGCTATGTTCGAAGCGAACTGGGTAACGTTTGTGGTCATCTGTATCATGATGTTCTTCCTCCAGGTGGGAGCAGAAGTCATCGGGCTTGTTAGCAAGACGAGAAGACCGGTTATTAACTTCCTGATGCGCATGCGCGTCAAGCTGAATCCGGAGACCCGTTCGAAATCATAA
- a CDS encoding S-layer homology domain-containing protein — MKKILSVALSTAMAFSMFASVAFGDTAVTPQQQFDALKAKGIFNGYPDGTAGLDKEMTRAEFAKVITKLLGLKEITGTLSYTDKNYTAKNWAVPYIEAVTAAGIMEGKNVEKKIFDFNGKVTVAEMATILTRALDLEIPTETNNNAAAWAKGYVQAAINAGLIDANANFSGNASRELLVGAAYSIDQAQSIKVESYTVSEAGKVVEFKISDGETVKVTLDKALEANKETEVKFTYKDKTFTEKVTYVVTAAQKVVSATANNLKQVVVTFDGDVDADSAELESNYTVDGFKFKSATLSSDKKTVTLLLPAEQTFTSQKAYKLNVSNVKNSDKSKVFKETVTVTPVDTTLPEVSEVKGLGTKAFKVVFSEPVKASSVNTTSNFRIDGKAISGYVNFTYPSVAVITTDLSVGKHTLTVNGVEDYAGYKLLQKEVEFEVVEDTTAPEVVSAKATNLNKVEIEFNESVKSVSKAYHTSSGKTGTVTVEDNKVTVDFENDNKLSLGENTITLEGVTDYSNNSATRTSKVTPVIDTTRPEVASVTAEVYNNNHVFTIEFSKAVEATDVAKTANANFTLKNEKGELVTTRGFTAAGHPVNAPKFVDGTGNKRVQITTIGELPQGKYTLEIAGIRDIAAIANTMLPYTTTVDVSDVAKPKVNDAWFVQENTGNGSLKDLDIYVTFSKEMAVSGNGSAIDPNKYNYQIGNGPLLPLPNNTEVTQVNAQQVRISLPAKENGYLAATDTLNLRIANVADTKDNYIAGNVVSTPVVAKDSRKIGVESAKAVSDKKIEVQFNGYLSSVSASDFAISATSATYGLKLNSVETKDGNTLAHFEITTGQSLDATASTANFVTIRSVENIQSVSPNGIKVGTVNEGLTDGIAPKLAANSNFNVVEGAVQANGKRQYTATLTFNEALNVANNTTGFLARLGGSEATVTAVAAGTNSNEVVVTFEAAGTTQLTGSYVELYLNSTNATNKFVTDKSGNAADASNVSVQRQY, encoded by the coding sequence ATGAAGAAAATTTTATCCGTAGCACTGTCTACAGCAATGGCATTCTCAATGTTTGCATCTGTAGCATTCGGTGACACAGCAGTAACACCACAACAACAGTTTGATGCATTGAAAGCAAAAGGTATCTTCAATGGTTACCCAGATGGCACAGCTGGTCTGGACAAAGAGATGACTCGCGCTGAGTTCGCAAAAGTTATCACTAAATTGCTTGGTTTGAAAGAGATCACTGGAACTCTTTCTTACACTGACAAAAACTACACAGCTAAAAACTGGGCTGTACCTTACATCGAAGCAGTAACTGCTGCAGGTATCATGGAAGGTAAAAACGTAGAGAAAAAAATCTTTGACTTCAACGGTAAAGTGACAGTAGCTGAAATGGCTACAATCTTGACTCGTGCACTTGATCTTGAAATCCCAACTGAAACTAACAACAATGCAGCAGCATGGGCTAAAGGTTATGTTCAAGCAGCGATCAACGCAGGTCTGATCGACGCTAACGCTAACTTCTCTGGTAATGCTTCCCGTGAATTGTTGGTAGGTGCAGCTTACTCCATCGATCAAGCTCAAAGCATTAAAGTTGAATCTTACACAGTATCCGAAGCTGGTAAAGTAGTTGAGTTCAAAATCAGCGACGGCGAAACTGTAAAAGTAACTTTGGATAAAGCTCTTGAAGCTAACAAAGAAACTGAAGTGAAATTTACTTACAAAGATAAAACTTTCACTGAAAAAGTTACTTATGTTGTAACTGCAGCTCAAAAAGTTGTTAGTGCAACTGCTAACAACCTTAAACAAGTTGTTGTAACATTTGATGGTGATGTTGATGCTGATAGCGCTGAGCTTGAGTCTAACTACACAGTAGACGGATTCAAATTCAAATCTGCTACATTGTCTTCTGACAAGAAAACAGTAACTTTGTTGCTGCCAGCAGAGCAAACATTCACTTCCCAAAAAGCTTACAAGTTGAATGTAAGCAATGTTAAAAACTCTGACAAATCAAAAGTGTTCAAAGAGACAGTAACAGTGACTCCAGTTGACACTACTTTGCCAGAAGTTTCAGAAGTAAAAGGCCTCGGAACTAAAGCTTTCAAAGTTGTATTCTCTGAGCCGGTTAAAGCTTCTTCTGTAAACACAACTTCTAACTTCCGCATCGACGGTAAAGCAATTTCTGGATATGTTAACTTCACTTATCCAAGTGTTGCAGTTATCACAACTGACCTGAGCGTTGGTAAACACACATTGACAGTAAATGGTGTTGAAGACTATGCAGGTTACAAACTTCTGCAAAAAGAAGTTGAGTTCGAAGTAGTTGAAGACACTACAGCTCCAGAAGTAGTTAGTGCTAAAGCTACAAACCTGAACAAAGTAGAAATCGAATTTAACGAGTCTGTTAAATCCGTGAGCAAAGCTTACCACACGTCTTCTGGTAAAACAGGAACTGTTACTGTTGAAGATAACAAAGTAACTGTTGACTTCGAAAACGACAACAAGCTTAGCTTGGGTGAAAACACAATTACTTTGGAAGGCGTAACAGACTATAGCAACAACTCTGCTACACGTACTTCTAAAGTGACTCCAGTGATTGACACTACTCGTCCAGAAGTTGCTTCTGTAACTGCTGAAGTTTACAACAACAACCACGTATTCACTATTGAATTCAGCAAAGCTGTTGAAGCTACTGATGTTGCGAAAACAGCAAACGCTAACTTCACTTTGAAGAATGAAAAAGGCGAACTGGTTACAACTAGAGGCTTCACAGCTGCTGGTCACCCAGTTAATGCTCCTAAATTCGTAGATGGCACTGGTAACAAACGTGTACAAATCACTACAATCGGTGAGTTGCCACAAGGTAAATATACTTTGGAAATCGCTGGTATCCGTGATATCGCTGCGATTGCAAACACAATGTTGCCGTACACTACTACTGTAGATGTAAGTGACGTTGCTAAACCAAAAGTTAACGATGCTTGGTTCGTTCAAGAAAACACTGGTAATGGATCTTTGAAAGATCTGGATATCTACGTTACATTCAGCAAAGAAATGGCTGTAAGTGGTAACGGTAGTGCGATTGATCCAAACAAATATAACTATCAAATCGGCAATGGTCCTTTGTTGCCACTTCCTAACAATACTGAGGTAACTCAAGTAAATGCACAACAAGTGCGCATTTCCTTGCCTGCCAAAGAAAATGGATACTTGGCTGCAACTGATACTCTGAATCTGCGTATCGCTAATGTAGCAGATACTAAAGATAACTACATCGCTGGAAACGTAGTTTCTACGCCTGTTGTAGCTAAAGACTCCAGAAAAATTGGTGTTGAGTCAGCTAAAGCTGTATCTGACAAAAAAATTGAAGTTCAATTCAATGGATACTTGTCCTCTGTAAGTGCAAGTGACTTCGCTATCAGTGCGACTAGCGCAACTTACGGTTTGAAATTGAACAGTGTTGAGACTAAAGATGGTAACACTTTGGCTCACTTCGAAATCACTACAGGTCAATCTTTGGATGCAACAGCTTCCACAGCTAACTTTGTTACGATTCGTTCAGTTGAAAACATCCAATCTGTAAGTCCTAATGGTATTAAAGTTGGTACTGTTAACGAAGGCTTGACAGATGGTATCGCACCTAAATTGGCAGCAAACAGTAATTTCAACGTTGTTGAAGGTGCAGTTCAAGCCAATGGTAAGAGACAATACACAGCTACATTGACATTCAACGAAGCTTTGAATGTTGCTAACAATACTACTGGCTTCTTGGCTCGCCTTGGCGGATCTGAAGCTACCGTTACTGCAGTTGCTGCTGGCACTAACAGTAATGAAGTAGTAGTTACATTTGAAGCTGCTGGTACTACACAGTTGACTGGTTCTTATGTAGAACTGTACCTCAATTCTACAAATGCAACTAACAAATTTGTAACTGACAAATCCGGTAACGCTGCTGATGCTTCTAACGTTTCCGTACAAAGACAGTACTAA